A genome region from Alkalimarinus coralli includes the following:
- the tnpA gene encoding IS66 family insertion sequence element accessory protein TnpA: protein MSKPALTEKQTYWLNHIQQCEQQKLTAPVYCDQHDLKVSQFHSYKHELRRKGVIRTEPSSAAFAKATVTLPQKSVPRKQPPPVFSCSVVWGKFRLQMTMGSPLL from the coding sequence ATGAGCAAACCAGCATTAACAGAGAAACAAACTTACTGGCTCAATCACATCCAACAATGTGAGCAGCAGAAACTAACAGCTCCGGTCTACTGTGATCAACATGACTTAAAAGTATCACAGTTTCATAGCTATAAACACGAGCTTCGACGCAAGGGCGTTATTCGAACAGAGCCGTCATCAGCTGCTTTTGCAAAAGCCACCGTCACGCTTCCGCAAAAGTCTGTCCCTCGCAAGCAACCACCCCCCGTTTTTTCTTGCTCTGTTGTCTGGGGCAAGTTCAGATTACAAATGACGATGGGTAGCCCGCTGTTATGA
- the tnpB gene encoding IS66 family insertion sequence element accessory protein TnpB (TnpB, as the term is used for proteins encoded by IS66 family insertion elements, is considered an accessory protein, since TnpC, encoded by a neighboring gene, is a DDE family transposase.), with amino-acid sequence MMRPDNSSVTVYLHREPVDFRKSINGLAVLVEAEMNLNPFEEALFVFCNRQRDKIKILYWERNGFCLWYKRLDKERFKWPKKLGEDVINLTGQELNWLLDGFDLWNNRPHQTLNYQSVI; translated from the coding sequence ATGATGAGACCTGATAACTCGTCGGTTACCGTCTATCTGCATAGAGAGCCAGTGGACTTCCGTAAATCAATCAATGGGTTGGCAGTTTTGGTGGAGGCTGAGATGAACCTGAACCCATTCGAGGAAGCCCTATTTGTGTTCTGCAATCGTCAGCGAGATAAAATTAAGATACTGTACTGGGAGCGTAATGGATTCTGTCTCTGGTACAAGCGCTTGGATAAAGAGCGATTTAAGTGGCCTAAAAAACTGGGGGAAGATGTTATTAACCTGACAGGCCAGGAGCTAAATTGGCTGCTGGACGGCTTTGATCTTTGGAACAATAGACCTCACCAAACCCTGAATTATCAGTCGGTTATCTAA
- the tnpC gene encoding IS66 family transposase, giving the protein MKITPDNLPDDVESLKALVQEQQVLLDKKQARVEHLEEQWRLFLHRKFASQSEKAPGQGELFDEAEAAAEDPIIELDAEATPSSETKTKAKTRGRKPLPSELPRVKVIYDLPESELQCPCGCQLTEMGEETSEQLDIIPAKIRVLQHIQKKYACKACEGNIKIATKPAQPIPKSNASAGLLAHVAVSKYQDALPLYRQEGMFNRVGIHLPRQTLANWMTRVSELLQPLINLMRDRLLESPVIHCDETVVKVLKEPDKPASSQSYMWVQVAGPPQQRIVLFDYDQSRSGQVPLRLLSGYQGYLHTDGYEGYNAVASQPGITQLCCMAHARRKFMEAKKAQPKNKVKTRGKADVAIDMIGKLYGLERAYKSAKPETRYQMRQEKAKPVIDKLRKWLDKTVSTVPPTTLLGKALHYMDKYWSRLTIYLDDGQLQIDNNVAENAIRPFVVGRKNWLFSDTPKGAHTSARIYSVIETAKANGLEPYAYLKQLFTQLPLVANVNDVEALLPWNQDLTTLLMNETLPQGVN; this is encoded by the coding sequence ATGAAAATCACCCCGGACAACCTACCTGACGACGTTGAAAGCCTTAAGGCTTTAGTACAAGAGCAACAAGTGCTGTTGGATAAAAAGCAGGCTCGTGTGGAGCATCTAGAGGAGCAGTGGCGTCTGTTCCTACATCGTAAATTTGCCTCGCAAAGCGAGAAAGCGCCGGGTCAGGGTGAACTCTTTGATGAGGCTGAAGCAGCCGCAGAAGATCCTATTATTGAACTCGATGCGGAAGCTACCCCAAGTTCTGAAACTAAAACTAAAGCCAAGACTCGTGGCCGTAAACCATTACCGTCTGAACTGCCTCGCGTTAAAGTAATCTATGATCTTCCTGAATCTGAGCTTCAATGTCCTTGTGGCTGTCAACTCACGGAAATGGGTGAAGAAACATCGGAACAGCTTGATATCATTCCTGCCAAAATCCGCGTACTGCAGCATATTCAGAAAAAGTATGCCTGCAAGGCCTGCGAGGGGAATATCAAAATAGCCACCAAGCCAGCTCAACCAATCCCAAAGAGCAACGCCAGTGCGGGATTGTTGGCTCATGTTGCGGTCTCAAAGTATCAGGATGCGTTACCGCTTTACAGACAAGAAGGCATGTTCAATCGTGTAGGCATTCACCTTCCTCGGCAGACACTAGCGAACTGGATGACCCGTGTCAGTGAGTTACTGCAACCACTGATCAATCTAATGCGTGACCGATTGCTTGAGAGCCCCGTCATTCATTGCGATGAAACGGTGGTTAAGGTTCTTAAAGAACCGGACAAACCTGCCAGTAGTCAATCCTATATGTGGGTCCAGGTTGCGGGGCCACCACAACAACGTATTGTCCTGTTTGATTATGATCAGAGTCGTTCCGGTCAGGTACCTCTGCGCCTGTTGTCCGGCTATCAAGGCTACCTGCATACCGATGGTTATGAGGGCTATAATGCCGTCGCGTCACAACCAGGTATTACCCAGCTCTGCTGTATGGCGCATGCTAGGCGCAAGTTTATGGAAGCAAAAAAAGCGCAACCTAAAAATAAAGTCAAGACCAGAGGAAAAGCTGATGTTGCCATCGACATGATCGGTAAACTGTATGGACTTGAACGGGCTTATAAAAGTGCGAAACCGGAAACCCGCTATCAAATGCGACAGGAAAAAGCGAAACCGGTAATAGACAAGCTTCGAAAATGGTTAGACAAAACTGTCTCGACGGTGCCACCGACCACTTTACTGGGAAAGGCCCTGCATTATATGGATAAATACTGGTCGCGCTTGACCATATATTTAGACGATGGCCAACTACAGATCGATAACAATGTTGCGGAAAATGCTATTCGCCCGTTCGTAGTGGGGCGTAAAAACTGGTTGTTTAGTGATACCCCGAAAGGAGCCCATACCAGCGCCCGAATTTATAGTGTTATCGAAACAGCCAAAGCGAATGGACTGGAGCCTTATGCTTATCTCAAGCAGCTGTTTACCCAGTTACCGTTAGTCGCAAACGTCAATGACGTGGAGGCACTGCTGCCATGGAATCAGGACCTAACGACTTTGCTCATGAACGAAACGTTACCGCAAGGTGTGAATTAA
- a CDS encoding calcium-binding protein — protein MRAIKLDVLGDAFANPSTYEELDELKTKQNLILHGKDGIGSDAPRVANANSLWDIASENYVKEAVGNFRIIAPNNISDLSVFVQSELPALLTNSNIGSIDGIPLSDILEKYPSSSPSQIADVITHINSWSRLQVSISGLSATDTSNYLSLTPDGYLARIQANPSLLNDITSNLGEMDGAKQTEFKNWAKSTFDFGEGVAVSGGKILNKLGIVGSIAGLMFMSFEANAAEEAGDHELAIQIAEEYAVDTAGSLVGEAAGASIGGVALAVAAAAGVTVAAPLAAVVVIGASITGGIFAGGTATEYYKDFVGKTEGGKRTLIQSVSDWLFGDATTPEEIISKIPGPAEPQLEYVSLSPEYDTTGEVSPTPTLTSEEFSFYVNDLVAGAKSNMAFRHALKELSPFAILNADIDQHNTSGELDLYNPETGTGTMTEEWISARSLALLFRNIQNDGVDINGLTDDSYAIVIHHEDGELEIITTTGILGGEPKGIYLGNDMDESFEGGSNDDLFFGKGGSDTFYGKDGHDKLYGGKGNDHLTGGKGVDYLEGGEGNDTYYYNTGDGNDTLRDTQGQNVLKINGQVINNLTQIDDSEDLYLDDQGNRYYLSGDGKLYITLKDDVTGGVITVEGFNKSLAEEQYGIKIEVGEPTPPILDGAHDVGSGLRPGSEEVFSPMFEHRADWFAPQKGIIYDANAAKGLWGKDGSNPYGLFVRGGTFGFQGGNGNDSLVGGDTSVIYKGTPEWDAAYAQLSESIRDYLKDNPGQNYIGGTDQLFGRAGDDFIDGKDGDNYLYGGIGNDQIFGGKETDYISGNFAFDAKLIYDSQGKWIGFSDSELAITNPDYMYPSETGNGKDLIFSGAGKDYVSGDRDNDLISSGAGSDYVGGGHGSDIIYTGTGDDLVYADSNIEFTYHQRIEDSIVTSFTIPMANAIVSTVAGETYDDKVWGGSGQDWILGEVGDDTLYGGEGDDHIWGDRHTDPSQLPRTTYFLDESITDFFRELPLELNGNDHLYGGKEKSVRSIF, from the coding sequence ATGCGTGCAATTAAGCTTGATGTTCTTGGGGATGCATTTGCTAACCCTTCTACATATGAGGAGTTAGATGAATTAAAGACAAAACAAAACCTTATTCTACACGGAAAAGACGGAATAGGTTCAGATGCTCCCAGGGTTGCTAACGCTAACTCCCTCTGGGATATAGCTTCAGAAAATTATGTTAAAGAGGCTGTCGGCAATTTCAGAATTATTGCTCCAAATAATATTAGTGATTTGAGTGTATTTGTTCAAAGCGAATTACCAGCGCTCTTAACAAACAGCAATATAGGTTCAATTGATGGTATTCCTCTCAGTGATATTCTTGAAAAATATCCCTCATCATCTCCAAGCCAGATTGCTGATGTAATTACTCATATTAATTCTTGGTCTAGGTTACAAGTGAGTATTAGTGGTTTGTCAGCCACGGATACTTCTAATTATTTAAGCCTCACTCCTGACGGTTATTTAGCAAGGATTCAAGCAAATCCAAGTTTGTTGAACGATATTACATCAAATCTTGGTGAAATGGATGGAGCTAAACAAACAGAGTTTAAAAACTGGGCAAAGTCCACGTTTGATTTTGGTGAAGGTGTTGCTGTAAGTGGCGGTAAGATTCTAAACAAACTGGGCATAGTTGGTAGTATTGCTGGTTTAATGTTTATGTCATTTGAAGCAAATGCAGCTGAAGAAGCAGGAGATCATGAACTCGCAATCCAAATTGCCGAAGAGTATGCTGTTGATACAGCTGGTTCACTGGTTGGCGAGGCTGCTGGTGCTTCAATAGGAGGCGTTGCACTTGCTGTAGCTGCCGCTGCTGGAGTAACGGTAGCCGCCCCGTTAGCCGCAGTTGTAGTGATTGGAGCATCTATAACTGGTGGAATCTTTGCCGGTGGCACTGCTACGGAATACTACAAAGACTTTGTTGGAAAGACAGAAGGAGGAAAACGAACCTTAATTCAAAGTGTTTCAGATTGGTTATTCGGTGATGCCACCACCCCAGAAGAGATCATTTCAAAAATCCCTGGCCCAGCAGAGCCACAATTAGAGTACGTTTCTCTGTCCCCTGAGTATGATACGACTGGTGAAGTTAGCCCAACACCAACCCTAACCTCAGAAGAATTCTCATTCTACGTAAATGATCTTGTAGCCGGAGCCAAGTCAAATATGGCATTCAGGCACGCGCTTAAAGAACTAAGCCCATTCGCTATTCTAAATGCTGATATTGATCAGCATAACACCAGCGGTGAACTGGATTTATATAACCCAGAAACGGGCACAGGAACCATGACAGAAGAGTGGATAAGTGCAAGATCATTAGCCTTACTATTCCGCAACATTCAAAATGATGGAGTGGACATTAATGGGCTCACTGATGACTCCTACGCCATTGTTATCCACCATGAAGACGGCGAATTAGAAATTATTACCACCACCGGTATTTTGGGTGGAGAACCCAAGGGTATCTATCTTGGCAATGATATGGATGAATCATTTGAAGGTGGCTCTAATGACGATTTGTTCTTTGGTAAAGGTGGTTCAGATACGTTTTATGGAAAGGATGGCCATGACAAATTATATGGTGGAAAAGGGAATGATCATTTAACGGGTGGTAAAGGGGTTGATTATCTCGAAGGGGGTGAGGGCAACGATACCTATTACTACAATACCGGCGATGGCAATGACACGCTTCGCGACACTCAGGGCCAGAATGTATTAAAGATTAATGGACAGGTAATCAACAACCTTACACAAATTGATGACAGTGAAGATTTGTATTTGGACGATCAGGGGAACCGTTACTACCTTTCGGGCGATGGCAAGCTTTATATAACGTTAAAAGACGATGTTACGGGTGGAGTGATCACTGTTGAAGGTTTTAACAAGAGCCTAGCGGAAGAGCAGTACGGAATAAAGATTGAAGTTGGTGAGCCTACCCCTCCTATACTTGACGGAGCGCATGATGTGGGTTCTGGGTTGCGCCCAGGTTCGGAAGAGGTGTTTTCACCTATGTTTGAACACCGTGCTGACTGGTTTGCCCCCCAGAAAGGAATTATTTATGACGCAAACGCGGCCAAAGGGTTGTGGGGTAAAGATGGTAGCAATCCATATGGCCTTTTCGTTAGAGGTGGAACTTTTGGGTTTCAAGGAGGAAATGGCAATGATAGCCTAGTTGGTGGAGATACTTCAGTTATATATAAAGGCACACCTGAATGGGACGCTGCCTATGCCCAACTGTCCGAAAGTATTAGGGACTACCTTAAGGATAACCCAGGGCAAAACTATATAGGAGGAACCGATCAGCTTTTTGGACGAGCTGGCGATGACTTTATTGATGGAAAGGATGGAGACAATTATTTGTATGGGGGGATAGGAAATGATCAGATTTTTGGCGGCAAGGAGACTGACTACATCTCTGGCAATTTTGCGTTTGACGCTAAGCTAATTTATGACTCGCAGGGGAAGTGGATAGGTTTCAGCGACTCAGAACTTGCGATCACGAATCCTGACTATATGTACCCTTCTGAAACTGGCAACGGTAAGGATCTTATCTTCAGTGGCGCAGGAAAAGATTATGTGTCAGGTGACAGGGACAATGACTTGATCAGCTCTGGGGCCGGCTCTGATTATGTAGGCGGAGGACATGGATCTGACATTATTTACACAGGGACTGGTGATGACCTGGTTTATGCCGATTCCAATATAGAGTTTACGTATCACCAACGGATTGAAGACTCCATTGTAACCTCGTTTACTATTCCAATGGCTAATGCAATTGTTTCAACTGTAGCAGGCGAGACCTATGATGATAAGGTTTGGGGAGGTTCTGGTCAGGACTGGATACTCGGTGAAGTTGGTGATGACACGTTGTATGGAGGGGAAGGCGATGACCACATATGGGGGGATCGTCATACAGACCCGAGTCAACTGCCTCGTACTACGTATTTTCTAGACGAGTCTATTACAGATTTTTTCCGCGAGTTGCCATTGGAGCTGAATGGCAACGACCATCTTTATGGCGGGAAGGAAAAAAGTGTCAGATCTATTTTTTGA